From the Deinococcus sp. Leaf326 genome, one window contains:
- a CDS encoding ImmA/IrrE family metallo-endopeptidase — translation MSEVPTTFVGTRLKQAREVFGLSVESLGEMLGVTRQAVDQFEKGKEPSLDVLLKLCSILNKPASYFVRPVITSYADETVFFRKLKKAPVVEIKSAKSVAEWVGEVVYLLDKEVNFPNVNLPRSLIRHENPLQITNDEIELSAKTLRSFWGLSDLPIDNMIALLEKNGIVVVRTQLHSHDVDGFSVWDKAIDRPIVVLNADKASAVRSRFDAAHELGHLVMHRWISKDKLKAYDTELEKQAHYFASCFLLPPEPFTKQVFTASMLELRSLKTYWKVSIGAMIKRLEALSLIDKDESRRVWANYNRRGWRTEEPFDDDWQAESPSLLKDAAEILVENDIYDNMQLLELLFPDENYLAKITNLDPSFYRPKSNISVKQSPTNLKFAR, via the coding sequence ATGTCTGAAGTCCCCACAACTTTCGTTGGGACTCGTCTGAAACAAGCTCGTGAAGTTTTCGGTCTTTCAGTCGAGTCTTTGGGCGAAATGCTAGGTGTAACACGCCAAGCAGTCGATCAATTCGAGAAAGGTAAGGAACCGAGCTTGGATGTTCTCTTGAAGCTCTGTTCCATACTCAATAAACCTGCTAGCTATTTTGTAAGGCCAGTTATCACCTCTTACGCTGATGAAACTGTATTTTTTAGAAAACTTAAAAAGGCACCAGTAGTTGAGATTAAGAGTGCTAAATCCGTGGCTGAATGGGTAGGGGAAGTAGTTTACCTGTTAGATAAGGAGGTCAACTTCCCTAATGTAAATCTACCAAGAAGTCTAATAAGGCATGAAAATCCCCTACAAATTACCAATGATGAAATCGAGTTATCAGCAAAAACCCTAAGAAGTTTTTGGGGATTATCTGATCTACCAATAGATAATATGATTGCCCTATTGGAAAAAAACGGAATTGTCGTCGTTAGAACTCAACTACATTCGCACGATGTCGACGGCTTTTCAGTATGGGACAAAGCAATTGATAGACCCATTGTCGTGCTTAATGCAGACAAGGCTTCTGCTGTAAGATCGCGCTTCGATGCGGCACACGAATTAGGTCATCTAGTAATGCATCGCTGGATATCCAAGGATAAGCTTAAAGCTTACGACACAGAGCTTGAGAAACAAGCTCATTACTTTGCGTCATGCTTCTTGCTTCCTCCAGAGCCATTTACAAAACAGGTGTTTACAGCTTCTATGCTTGAACTTCGCTCACTAAAAACATATTGGAAAGTTTCTATTGGAGCTATGATCAAAAGGCTCGAAGCCCTTAGCTTAATTGACAAGGACGAGTCGCGTCGGGTATGGGCTAACTATAACCGTCGTGGCTGGAGAACAGAAGAACCTTTCGACGATGATTGGCAAGCAGAGTCGCCTTCTCTACTCAAAGACGCCGCTGAGATCTTAGTTGAAAATGATATATACGATAATATGCAACTCCTAGAATTACTTTTCCCAGACGAAAACTATCTTGCCAAAATTACCAACCTGGATCCATCTTTCTACAGACCTAAATCGAATATCTCCGTAAAGCAATCTCCTACTAATTTGAAATTTGCAAGATAG
- a CDS encoding metalloenzyme domain protein — protein sequence MTAASPAGLVWLALDGVGHPADAPPESVWDQDLPTLRPLVDAGLALDTTLGVPGLPQSGTGQSCWLTGQDAVRYMGEHFGPHPGPTLQRLLRAAGLPGRLTAAGGRAALVNSYVPEYFAAQARRPRAGCFPYAFGAAGLPLNPPGFPLIPATLGLSYAEPWTPVRDLAELSRLGEALGLAAHGADLLVADLWFGDLLGHRGRVPTPPEVLAACRAYLARVDALLEGILQAGPRVVLGSDHGNLENLNVKAHTLARVPFAGVGIDLGGAADIVQAGRALANGLGLSPLAAP from the coding sequence ATGACTGCCGCCTCCCCTGCCGGGCTGGTGTGGCTGGCCCTGGACGGGGTGGGCCACCCGGCCGACGCACCGCCGGAATCGGTGTGGGATCAGGACCTGCCTACCCTGCGCCCGCTGGTGGACGCCGGACTGGCCCTCGACACGACCCTGGGGGTGCCGGGCCTGCCGCAGTCGGGGACCGGCCAGAGCTGCTGGCTGACCGGTCAGGACGCCGTGCGCTACATGGGCGAGCATTTCGGCCCCCACCCTGGCCCCACGTTGCAGCGCCTGCTGCGCGCCGCGGGCCTGCCGGGGCGGCTGACGGCGGCGGGGGGCCGCGCAGCCCTCGTCAACTCCTACGTGCCCGAGTATTTCGCGGCGCAGGCCCGCCGGCCGCGTGCCGGCTGCTTTCCCTACGCTTTCGGGGCCGCCGGGCTCCCCCTGAACCCGCCGGGGTTCCCCCTGATTCCGGCGACCCTGGGCCTGAGCTACGCCGAGCCGTGGACGCCGGTGCGTGACCTCGCCGAGTTGTCACGTCTGGGCGAGGCCCTGGGTCTCGCGGCCCACGGTGCCGACCTCCTCGTGGCCGACCTGTGGTTCGGGGACCTGCTGGGCCACCGGGGCCGCGTGCCCACGCCGCCAGAGGTGCTGGCGGCGTGCCGCGCCTACTTGGCGCGGGTGGATGCCCTGCTGGAAGGAATCTTGCAGGCGGGCCCGCGGGTGGTCCTGGGCAGCGATCACGGCAACCTGGAAAATCTGAACGTCAAGGCGCACACGCTCGCGCGGGTGCCGTTTGCGGGAGTGGGCATAGATCTGGGCGGCGCGGCCGACATCGTTCAGGCTGGCCGCGCGCTGGCGAATGGGCTCGGGCTTTCCCCCCTGGCGGCGCCGTAG
- a CDS encoding tetratricopeptide repeat protein → MTRTVLLTFSLLAAPLAHAQTAPVQTPAAPAQTAPEAATFASAADAAAQARDLAARARQTYPSGSVNIDQPLWKQAAAAAEGAVKAEPRNAGYLRLRAEIYTEVGFWRQAQLGWEAYFQVNPGAGAEEKRAAASALYNLGYAAYTRNQPSQASILFRQCLTLDPQNALCAGWAARTALEAGQYAQAQELYAQALRGAPNDKSLAYFAGLAQKAGTYGPAATRAFSRAYADLDAGRKPQALAGFQEAARSAPNFAEAQREAGRLALELGDAGAAVTAYQGATGLPGASAADRYNLALAQEGQQFGLAAVQTFRAAYARYTAGDRAGAEAGFAQATTQNANYAKAWAWLGRVRYEAKNYAAAAEAYGNAARLDPNDKTSAYYLRLAQQGK, encoded by the coding sequence ATGACCCGCACCGTCCTGCTGACCTTTTCCCTTCTTGCCGCGCCGCTGGCCCACGCCCAGACCGCGCCCGTCCAGACTCCGGCTGCACCCGCCCAGACCGCGCCCGAGGCCGCCACCTTCGCCTCGGCGGCCGACGCGGCGGCGCAGGCCCGCGACCTCGCCGCCCGTGCCCGGCAGACGTACCCCAGCGGCAGCGTCAATATCGACCAGCCGCTGTGGAAACAGGCCGCCGCCGCCGCCGAAGGCGCCGTGAAGGCCGAACCGCGCAACGCGGGCTACCTGCGCCTGCGGGCCGAGATCTATACCGAGGTGGGCTTCTGGCGTCAGGCGCAGCTCGGGTGGGAAGCCTATTTCCAGGTGAATCCGGGCGCGGGCGCGGAGGAAAAACGCGCCGCCGCGAGTGCGCTCTACAACCTCGGATACGCGGCCTACACGCGCAACCAGCCCTCACAGGCCTCTATCCTGTTCCGGCAGTGCCTGACGCTGGACCCCCAGAACGCGCTGTGCGCAGGCTGGGCGGCCCGCACCGCCCTGGAGGCTGGACAGTACGCCCAGGCCCAGGAGCTGTACGCCCAGGCGCTGCGCGGCGCCCCGAACGACAAGTCGCTGGCCTACTTCGCCGGACTGGCCCAGAAGGCCGGCACCTACGGCCCCGCCGCCACGCGGGCCTTCAGCCGGGCGTATGCCGACCTGGACGCGGGGCGTAAACCCCAGGCCCTGGCCGGATTTCAGGAGGCGGCGCGCTCGGCGCCCAACTTCGCCGAGGCGCAGCGAGAAGCCGGGCGACTGGCCCTCGAACTGGGCGACGCAGGCGCGGCCGTGACGGCTTACCAGGGCGCGACCGGACTGCCGGGCGCCAGCGCCGCCGACCGCTACAACCTCGCCCTGGCGCAGGAAGGCCAGCAGTTCGGTCTGGCGGCCGTGCAGACCTTCCGCGCGGCGTACGCCCGCTATACGGCAGGCGACAGGGCGGGCGCCGAGGCCGGTTTTGCCCAGGCGACCACTCAGAATGCCAACTACGCCAAGGCCTGGGCCTGGCTGGGCCGCGTGCGCTACGAGGCCAAGAACTACGCGGCGGCGGCCGAGGCCTACGGCAACGCCGCGCGCCTGGACCCTAATGACAAGACGAGCGCCTACTACCTGCGTCTGGCGCAGCAGGGCAAGTAA
- a CDS encoding tyrosine-type recombinase/integrase, with the protein MPKARAKAGEQKAGNGRGSLDLLPSGRYRWRITVGLKPDGTPIRKSGTEATEKDAWAAMTQAQADHLRGGVAAPDRVTLSEWLDRWLEGKRSSLAVKTHHNYRKLIDLHIAPRLGRKRLQDVRPADLRALYTALGAAGLTDTQRQTHNILHGAFSEALRLELVMRDPTAVIRPQPVRRDAPQEEKALTAEEVAALLPALQASRWGLVFEFMLHTGLRRGEACGLKWAHVDIEAGTIRIIENLVTVGGKSQISTPKTAKSARRVHLSSEALDCLRRQQAVQDLERTALSPGQPVPGHEKGYERKRIWQDTGYVFTGISGVRLLPDKLKRYLEVFCKKARVRQVTVHGLRHTHASLMLRRGVPLEVVSQKLGHSRPSFTADVYRTVYQSEHEEWAIGLSDLLSGRKFSVN; encoded by the coding sequence ATGCCCAAGGCGCGCGCAAAGGCTGGGGAGCAGAAGGCTGGGAACGGGCGCGGCAGTCTCGACCTGTTGCCCAGTGGGCGCTACCGTTGGCGGATCACAGTCGGCCTGAAGCCGGACGGGACACCCATCCGTAAGAGCGGCACAGAGGCCACAGAGAAGGACGCCTGGGCTGCTATGACCCAGGCCCAGGCTGACCACCTGCGCGGCGGCGTGGCAGCACCCGATCGGGTAACGCTCAGCGAATGGCTGGACAGATGGCTTGAAGGCAAGCGCTCTAGTCTGGCCGTCAAGACCCACCACAACTACCGGAAGCTCATTGACCTGCACATTGCCCCTCGCCTAGGCCGGAAGCGCCTGCAGGATGTGCGCCCCGCCGACTTGCGAGCGCTGTACACGGCGCTGGGCGCAGCCGGCCTGACCGACACACAGCGACAGACGCACAACATCTTGCATGGGGCCTTTAGCGAGGCACTACGCCTTGAGCTGGTCATGCGTGACCCGACAGCCGTAATCCGGCCCCAGCCTGTGAGGCGGGATGCACCGCAGGAAGAGAAGGCCCTAACGGCTGAAGAGGTAGCCGCACTTCTACCCGCGCTTCAGGCGAGTCGTTGGGGGCTGGTCTTTGAATTTATGCTGCACACCGGCCTACGCAGGGGCGAGGCGTGTGGGCTGAAATGGGCGCACGTCGACATAGAAGCGGGGACCATCCGTATCATTGAGAATCTGGTCACGGTGGGCGGCAAGTCGCAGATCAGCACCCCCAAGACGGCGAAGAGTGCGCGGCGCGTGCATCTGTCCAGCGAGGCGCTGGATTGCCTGAGGCGGCAGCAGGCTGTGCAAGACCTGGAGCGGACCGCTCTCTCGCCTGGGCAACCTGTGCCAGGGCATGAGAAAGGGTATGAGCGTAAACGTATCTGGCAGGACACAGGATATGTCTTCACGGGCATTTCTGGCGTGCGTTTACTACCTGATAAGTTGAAGCGCTATCTCGAGGTGTTCTGCAAGAAGGCACGTGTGCGTCAGGTGACGGTACATGGGCTGCGGCATACGCACGCTTCCCTAATGTTGCGCCGGGGTGTGCCGCTGGAAGTAGTTAGTCAGAAACTGGGGCACTCGCGCCCTTCTTTCACTGCGGACGTCTATCGTACCGTCTATCAAAGCGAGCATGAAGAGTGGGCGATTGGTTTATCCGATCTATTATCCGGTAGAAAGTTTTCAGTAAACTAA